The genome window ATTTTGGCcaatataataagaaaaaagaaaatgttttttaaaaactttaaaaaaaattattaaaaaatatgttatttaaaCTAATATGTTTGGGTTACTGTGCTTAGTCTAATATTTAAGCTTataaaatatgtgaattttaaattttatgttgataaacataaaaaataatgaaatcatACTAACATAAATCCTAAAACGATACACCGATATCAACTAgaactaaaatattttgttccaTTGACCAAACCAAAATGGCCTTAGGTATGAAATTGGCTCGCTTGATCTAAACTCTCAAACTCTCTTTTGGCCTCTTAGCAGTAAAAAGCTCTCTATTGTTGCAAAACTTTGCATGAAGGCGAGACAAGTGCTTAATGATAATtgacaaattttacaaatacaATGCTAATATGCTCGCAGATTGACAAGTTTTACCAATACAATGCTGCTATGCTAGCACCAGCATGCGCTCATAAGAAATTTATAGGTGACAATTTTTATACACATGCCAAATTCATGTCGTGTCCACTCATAAATATTTGACTATATGAGTCGACAATAACCCAAcgcatttattaaacgggttaaaATTCTTCAACCTTAAcatgacttgtttattaaacggatTAGTCATGTCAACccatttatcaaattttattaaagcaaaagaaaaaaaaaatacaaatacaaaatttagtATTAACCTAATTGATCTGAACTACGAAAAACCAAACATAATTATTCAAAAGTAAAGCATATctaaatatcacaaataatcaatcacaatataaCAAACAGAATAAACTACaacaactaataaatttatatacttagggttttgaaggtatattggtaaaatgacATTTAATTATATGAATCACACAAGATAAACAGGTTTTATAGATTGAACACAAAACACGATACATTTATTAAAAGAGTCAGTCGTGTTAACccatttattagattttatcaaagcaaaaaaaaaaaaaaaaaaaaaaaaaaaaaaatcaaattttagtaTTAACTCAATTGGTCTGAACTATGAAAAACCAAACATAATTATCCAAAACTAAAGCATATATTAGTACCACAAGTAATCGGtcacaatatgtcaaacaaaataaaccacTACAACTAATAAGCTTATATGCTTAAAGTCACACATGTTAATGGGTTTTGTAAGTTGAACATAAACACGACACGTTTATTAAATGAGTTGGTCGTGTCAACTTAAATATAACACGAACCCGTTAAGTCTCAACCCATAACCTGTTAACTTCGTGACATGTCGTGTTCGCAAGACATGTCGAACTTTGCcacctctaaaaaaaattcacacaaaaTAAGAATTAAAGTTCTTAGGCTAACTTTATCTCTGAATTTTTAAAATCCCATCCTAGAGTTTGAGCTTGCcagtttgttttaaatttacATAGCATTCTACATTTTTAATGAGTAGTTACACAACATGGCAAAATCTAATaaagtgaacaaaaataaatatctGCATTGCTCAACATTATTTGGTGATCCCAATGTATTTATTGCGCAATGTACAACAATTGCATAAGCATTATTTTCTTATCAGGTTATATGAAATAGAGCTGTGACTTAATAATTAATGTAGGAGCTTGAAGTAGAGCTGTGACTCAATACCTATAAAGAATATACAGTGTCACAACCAGCTTATTATGGTGCAGATATTGCAGAAAATCCTTCAGGTAGCGGCGGGGGGTTGAATTCTAAGCCTTCCTCATGCTCAAGTAACAATCATCAAGAATGGCATATTCTATCAAGTAGTGGTTTATAAATCAAAACATATCTGACTAAACAATCCGTTCAAGATTGTATAACACCATATCCTCCAGAGCTAATCGAAAGGCACTCTCTGGAAGACATAGGAGATTTTGGATTGCAAGATCAGCCTTCTCTTTAGCTAATTCTTGTGCTCTCTCAATGCCTCCACAACTTTTAACCAATTCAATAGCCTCATTTAGGGAACCAGGCTCACTAAATTCAGATTCAATTATATCCCTCAGTTTTGGTTCTTTCTCCAGTGCAAAAATTACAGGTGCAGTGAGATTCCCATTCACAAGGTCACTACCTGCTGGCTTCCCCAGCTGCTCTGCTGACTGTGTAAAATCCAATATGTCATCTACTACTTGAAAGGCCAGACCAAGATTCTTGCCATATTCATACATTTTCTGAGTAATAGTGCTGTCAACCCCACTAAAAACAGCTGCTCCTTTGGTGCTAGCAGCTATTAAGGAGGCTGTTTTGTAGTAGCTCTTGAGCAAATACTCCTCAAGTTTAAGGTCACAATCAAACAAGTTAGACGCCTGCTTTATTTCACCACTTGCAAAATCTTTAATAACCTGCAATGGAGTAATAAACTAAATGAAATGTAAACTAGATGTTTTGAATATCTAACCCGTGCCCTCACTCTTAGTGTGAATGGAAATCATTCAAATAACACTTGAGCATGCATCAAAGCTGGATTATGAATGGTTCTTGCAACTGAAAATGGTTGGAATTTACCTGGCTTATAAGCTTAATGACTTCAAGGTTTTCAAGATTTGCTAGATACCATGAGGACTGTGCAAACATGAAGTCCCCAGCCAGCACTGCCACTCTTGTACCATACATTTGGTGAACAGTTTCCTGCCCTGAAAATACGCATCTTACATATTGAGTTATAGGGAATCTAATAGAGAAGGGGAAAAGCAGAGGAACAGggagttgggggggggggggggagggtaATGGTGGAAAAACAAACTAGGTTACAAACAGCAAGTACTCGAAACCAGGTCTGCCACGATGAGGTGGGGGACCCTAGCTGTTCACaacatttattgttaaaaaattcagTAGATCTTACTCCAAgtaattctttcattttttaagttaattttGAGTTTCCCAGCATCCTGAACATGAATACTCTTGTCCAACGTAGTAGGATCATTTCGAAATTTATGAATTGATCACATTCGGTTTTATGTTAACATTTACAATGATGCCCCCTTTTCTGTAGTAACTCTCATCCAGAGGACTGATCTTTCGGAAGAAAAACTAGTAACCACAACCACAAAGAGAATACATCGATTCAAATTGATTCATGATGAAGACACAACATAGGAGATGCTAATGAACCGAAACAATGAGAAGAGTCATGATGGTTTATGAGCTTAATCTGGGAAATTATACTGTCAGTGCAACTCCATGTACAGCACTATCTAGACATTTCCTATGGTAGACACAGAAATTAAGGGAGGACAGAAAGGCAAGTTCATATTGTATGGTAGACCTTTCATGTAGTAGATTTCATGGACATATATAGCTGGAAATGAACAGGGTTGCCATTAAcccagagagagagaacaaagatgaataaaaaaaaaaaaaagtccaattgCAACATGTGCTTCTGATACCTAAAAAAGCAGGTACACTTGAAGTGAACGATTATAGGTCTATTAGTCTTGTGGGTAGTATTTATAAAATTCTGATCAAACTATTGGCAAATATATTGAGGGGGGATATAGGTAGAGATTGTGTCAGACACAGAATTCATTTATTCAAGGCAGACAAGTATTTGACTCTGTTCTTAGAGTTAATGAAAGTTTGGATAGCCATATGAAATCTGGAAGCCCAAGGATTTTATGCAAACTTAATGTGGAAAAGGCTTATGACCACGCCAATTGGGactttttgatttatttgttaCAATGTTGTGGCTTCAGGGAAAAGTAGAGGAAGTGGATAGCTTTTCGTGTATCCAATCAATTATTTTCTCCTGGTGAAGCACACCTTTATTGGTTTTTTCACTAGTAATAGACATCAAGGGATTTGCTTTCccctttattttttgtggtgatTACGGAAGCCTTTTGTAGGATGATAACAGTGTCAACCATTTGAATGGTTTCTCCACTGATAACTCAAGTGGTGAAACAATGGTGATATCCCATCTCATTTTTTTCCGATGACACTCATCTTTTATGAGGCAAATTCTACCCCACTTTGTTATTTGAGATGAATTCTCAATTGTTCTGAGGCTGTTTCAAGTATAAGGATTAATTTAAGTAAATCTAAAATAGTGCCAGTAGGATAGATaataaatattgaataattgGCAAGCAATCTTGGATGCTGTGTCTCATCTCTCCCAATTAAATGCTTGGGTTTACCTTTGGGAGCTCATTTGAAGGCAAAGCATATATGGGGACTTCGTTCTATAAAGAATGCATAAGAAATTGGCTAGTTAGAAGAATCATATCTAGAAAAACGAGGTAGATtcactttaataaaaatatatgttatcTAACCTTACAACATATTTTCTTATCTCTTTTCCCATTGTATGTAGGAGTggcaagaagagaaaaaaaattaaaggaatttCCTCTAGGGTGGATTGGGTTAGAATATTTTTTACCCATCAATTTGCAATGGCAGATTGGAGATTATGAAgctaattctttttctttttttgatgacgAGAAATCCCCTCAAGGTATGGGCCAGTGGAACCACCTCTGAGGGGTAAACCTCTTATGCCTAAACACCTCCACTGAGCAGGCATCAGGTAAATCACGAAACACCTCAACTAAGAGTTGAACCAGAGACTTCCGGGTTTGCAGTTAGTCCAGGCACTCCCTTCCCGGATGGGGACAAGCCAAAtcttttaattatgttttattgGGAAAGGGGCTATGGTGATACATGTTAGAAGAAAATACACTGTGGAGGAGGGTGATAGATTTAAAGTATGGCACTAGTTGGGGGAGCTGATTTTGGGCAAGGTTAGAGGGCCATAAGATGTGGGATTATGGAAGCACATTTGTAAAGGATAGGAAAGCTTTTCACATTTTATCAGATATGATAGTGATGAGCTCTAAAATTTGCTTTTGGCTTGATTTCAGAAATGGAGAGACTGCTATAAAGGAGAGTAATCCTAATCTTTTTATAATTCCAAGGGGCAGAGATGATAGAGTGGCAGATTAAATAGAGGCCAGAAATTGTTACTTTGATTGTAATCCCTTTTTTTCCGTGAGTAATTTTATAGGAATCCTATATGTATTTGAGTGGTGCATGATTAGGAGGTAGATTCTATGGCACAGCTATTGGAAGACAAACACAATAAAGTTTCAATGTGGGGAGTAAGATAAAATGGAATGGATCCCTTCAAAAAAGCAAGGTTTCCAAGTGAAGAGCTACTacaaaaaattgagggaaagAGGAGGAGAGTATTTTCCTTAGAAAAGGATTTGGAAAGTTCGTTCACCTTCAAGAGTGACATTCTTCTCATGATGTGTGGCACTAGGGAAGACTTTGCCAACAGATAACctaaggaagagagagaaaattattaTAGATTGGTGTTTTATGTGTAAAAGCAATGGATAAAATACAGCTTATGTTTTCTTACATTATGCAGTGGCTCAGGAGTTCTGGTCATTggttttttgcttgtttggtgTCTCCTAGGTAATTCCTCATTCTGTGGAGGAGTTATCATGTTGAAAGGCACCTTTTAGTAAGAGGAGTAATGGGGGGATTGGAAAGTTGTTCCTTTATGtttaatgtggtgtctttggagagAAAGGAATGCTTGTTACTATGAGGGAAAGAGTTTAATGTGGCGAAATTGAAACTCATATTTTTGAAGACCTTATATGAATGGACTTTAACCCAAGGATTTAAATTCCGTTCCGTTCCAGTGCTTAATCTGGG of Quercus lobata isolate SW786 chromosome 8, ValleyOak3.0 Primary Assembly, whole genome shotgun sequence contains these proteins:
- the LOC115955302 gene encoding solanesyl diphosphate synthase 1, chloroplastic-like isoform X1, which gives rise to MMSMTCHNLDFGFTKTVFDLYACGCSSNASFCRSSVRNYAKSSSSSRKLVDRRRGIALCRVSSTNTPATLLSGKVAQGVPPLLELKEESRGPISLKNLFELVADDLQTLNQNLQSIVGAENPVLMSAAEQIFGAGGKRMRPALVFLVSRATSELAGLKELTTEHRRLAEIIEMIHTASLIHDDVLDDSNMRRGQETVHQMYGTRVAVLAGDFMFAQSSWYLANLENLEVIKLISQVIKDFASGEIKQASNLFDCDLKLEEYLLKSYYKTASLIAASTKGAAVFSGVDSTITQKMYEYGKNLGLAFQVVDDILDFTQSAEQLGKPAGSDLVNGNLTAPVIFALEKEPKLRDIIESEFSEPGSLNEAIELVKSCGGIERAQELAKEKADLAIQNLLCLPESAFRLALEDMVLYNLERIV
- the LOC115955302 gene encoding solanesyl diphosphate synthase 1, chloroplastic-like isoform X2, which codes for MMSMTCHNLDFGFTKTVFDLYACGCSSNASFCRSSVRNYAKSSSSSRKLVDRRRGIALCRVSSTNTPATLLSEVAQGVPPLLELKEESRGPISLKNLFELVADDLQTLNQNLQSIVGAENPVLMSAAEQIFGAGGKRMRPALVFLVSRATSELAGLKELTTEHRRLAEIIEMIHTASLIHDDVLDDSNMRRGQETVHQMYGTRVAVLAGDFMFAQSSWYLANLENLEVIKLISQVIKDFASGEIKQASNLFDCDLKLEEYLLKSYYKTASLIAASTKGAAVFSGVDSTITQKMYEYGKNLGLAFQVVDDILDFTQSAEQLGKPAGSDLVNGNLTAPVIFALEKEPKLRDIIESEFSEPGSLNEAIELVKSCGGIERAQELAKEKADLAIQNLLCLPESAFRLALEDMVLYNLERIV